A single Lolium perenne isolate Kyuss_39 chromosome 6, Kyuss_2.0, whole genome shotgun sequence DNA region contains:
- the LOC127306763 gene encoding uncharacterized protein encodes MAAKHLLSRARLLISHRLRPTILPPALTRFVFGGAERTQPEDKARAAAAAAVALEASAKRAKREGSDDDEEDAGLPWRAWRPDVAWLTKALEPALQVYKQYNWKPFASTSGGNSIPESTRSFSEILSDLQRSKVSIKDWSLSDLTVGLYLIYLSQASAKNAEAFKGVQISSNKKVQELIYHLELARGCYKSSADVLARHSMLRKRNVLKFVKDSSILRPGYYIAIDPRAKLVILGIRGTHTVYDLVTDLVALSDKKVSPRGFSTHFGTYEAARWYLRWELKIISQCLEKHKDYKLRLVGHSLGGASAALLAIMLRKKSKEELGFSPDIISAVGFGVPPCVSREIAESCASYVSTVVLQDDIVPRLSAASLARLRNEIIETDWEKVLEKEDWKHIVDIVTNAKLVVTSIQDVANKLADYAKVVTTSASSDVTTKSPPPRLQSSTEVVPKPDSEEDVYVPEDLFLPGTLYYLKRDVEVVNGSEDESYTLWRGDAGENFQRILLSGNLISDHKCENIQHALRDVLKTQPLQEE; translated from the exons ATGGCGGCCAAGCACCTCCTCTCCCGCGCCCGCCTCCTCATTTCCCACCGCCTCCGCCCCACAATCCTCCCGCCCGCGCTCACCCGCTTCGTCTTCGGCGGGGCCGAGAGGACCCAGCCGGAGGACAAGGccagggcggcggcggccgccgccgtcgccttGGAGGCCAGCGCCAAGAGGGCCAAGCGGGAGGGgtcggacgacgacgaggaggacgccgGCCTCCCCTGGAGGGCCTGGAGGCCCGACGTCGCCTGGCTCACCAAGGCCCTCGAGCCCGCCCTGCAGGTCTACAAGCAGTACAACTGGAAGCCTTTCGCTT CTACCAGTGGAGGGAACAGCATCCCCGAAAGCACCCGGTCTTTTAGTGAGATCCTTAGTGACCTCCAGCGCAGTAAGGTAAGCATAAAGGACTGGAGCCTCAGCGATCTTACCGTCGGTCTCTACCTCATTTACCTTAGCCAAGCTTCTGCAAAGAACGCAGAAGCCTTCAAGGGTGTTCAGATATCCTCCAATAAGAAG GTTCAAGAACTAATTTATCACCTTGAACTTGCTAGAGGTTGCTATAAGTCCAGTGCAGATGTGCTTGCACGGCATAGCATGCTTCGCAAGAGGAATGTTCTAAAGTTTGTGAAAGACTCCAGTATTTTAAGACCTGGGTACTACATTGCTATCGATCCACGTGCAAAATTGGTCATCCTTGGGATTCGGGGAACTCACACGGTCTATGACCTTGTTACCGATTTGGTTGCTCTGAGCGATAAGAAAGTATCGCCTAGAGGTTTCTCGACACACTTTGGAACATACGAGGCTGCTCGATGGTACCTTCGCTGGGAGTTGAAAATTATCAGCCAGTGTTTGGAGAAGCACAAG GACTACAAGTTGCGACTGGTAGGTCACTCCCTTGGTGGAGCTTCAGCTGCCTTGCTTGCTATAATGCTAAGGAAGAAGTCAAAGGAGGAGCTTGGATTTAGTCCTGACATTATTTCAGCTGTTGGATTTGGAGTCCCACCTTGTGTATCAAGAGAAATAGCCGAGAGTTGCGCCAGCTATGTCTCTACAGTTGTACTGCAG GATGATATAGTTCCTAGGTTAAGTGCAGCTTCACTGGCGAGACTGCGAAATGAAATCATTGAAACAGATTG ggaaaaagttttggaaaaggaaGACTGGAAGCATATAGTGGATATTGTGACCAACGCTAAGCTAGTCGTTACGTCCATTCAAGATGTGGCGAACAAGCTTGCTGATTACGCGAAGGTTGTAACAACATCAGCTAGCTCTG ATGTCACTACAAAATCACCACCGCCCCGTCTCCAGAGCTCTACAGAAGTAGTTCCGAAACCAGACAGCGAAGAAGACGTGTACGTGCCCGAGGACCTCTTCCTCCCCGGGACGCTGTACTACCTCAAGAGGGACGTGGAGGTCGTAAACGGCAGCGAGGATGAGTCATACACGCTCTGGAGAGGCGACGCTGGGGAGAATTTCCAGCGGATACTGTTGTCTGGCAATTTGATAT